In Paracoccus fistulariae, a single window of DNA contains:
- the rpsE gene encoding 30S ribosomal protein S5 — protein sequence MAERENRRGRREERNETPEFADRLVAINRVSKTVKGGKRFGFAALVVVGDQRGRVGFGKGKAKEVPEAIRKATEQAKRNMIRVALRDGRTLHHDMEGRHGAGRVVMRTAVPGTGIIAGGPMRAVFEMLGVQDVVAKSLGSQNPYNMIRATLDGLKKESSPRSVAQRRGKKVADILPQQQDKPADAAVEA from the coding sequence ATGGCAGAACGTGAAAACCGCCGGGGCCGTCGCGAAGAGCGCAACGAAACCCCCGAATTCGCCGATCGTCTGGTCGCGATCAACCGTGTGTCGAAAACCGTTAAGGGTGGTAAGCGCTTTGGCTTTGCCGCTCTGGTGGTTGTCGGCGATCAGCGCGGCCGTGTCGGCTTTGGCAAGGGCAAGGCCAAGGAAGTCCCCGAGGCGATCCGCAAGGCCACCGAGCAGGCCAAGCGCAACATGATCCGCGTCGCCCTGCGTGACGGTCGCACCCTGCATCACGACATGGAAGGCCGCCACGGCGCTGGCCGCGTCGTCATGCGCACCGCCGTTCCGGGTACCGGGATCATCGCCGGTGGTCCGATGCGCGCCGTGTTCGAAATGCTGGGCGTTCAGGACGTCGTGGCGAAATCGCTGGGCTCGCAGAACCCCTACAACATGATCCGCGCCACGCTGGACGGTCTGAAGAAGGAATCGAGCCCGCGCTCGGTCGCTCAGCGTCGCGGCAAGAAAGTGGCCGACATCCTGCCTCAGCAGCAAGACAAACCGGCTGACGCCGCTGTCGAAGCATAA
- the rpmD gene encoding 50S ribosomal protein L30: MATIVVKQIGSPIRRPAIQRETLKGLGLNKMHRTRELEDTPAIRGMVNKIPHLVQIIEEKK, translated from the coding sequence ATGGCAACCATCGTCGTCAAGCAGATCGGCAGCCCGATCCGCCGCCCCGCCATCCAGCGTGAGACGCTGAAAGGTCTGGGCCTGAACAAGATGCACCGCACCCGCGAGCTGGAAGATACGCCGGCGATCCGCGGCATGGTCAACAAGATCCCGCATCTTGTGCAGATCATCGAAGAAAAGAAATAA
- a CDS encoding VPLPA-CTERM sorting domain-containing protein — protein MKLKFVAVAIAAAVVSTAAQAATLINNSTYGLYNNSIGTVLDGTNPYGGSTMFPLANGASGDPYLNIPSSAAPDLSKAATALGSWLTNPTAPGGTWSGLRYIPSGWVPNTETAIIYRLEGGATGLTNVFASFGVDNGIFAWLNGRFLGGHTAFGGVVPGEFTLSIGDVSAGTNYLQILLEDHGGGTGYYVNVTGDVAPAPSPVPLPASGALMLAGLGALAARRRKKAKQ, from the coding sequence GTGAAACTTAAATTTGTAGCTGTGGCCATCGCGGCCGCCGTTGTGAGTACTGCTGCGCAGGCGGCAACCCTGATCAATAACAGCACCTATGGCCTGTACAATAACTCCATCGGCACGGTGCTGGACGGCACCAACCCCTATGGCGGTTCGACGATGTTCCCACTCGCCAATGGTGCAAGCGGCGATCCCTACCTGAACATCCCCTCCAGCGCAGCACCGGATCTGTCGAAAGCAGCGACGGCTCTGGGCAGCTGGCTGACCAATCCGACGGCGCCCGGCGGAACCTGGAGCGGTCTGCGTTATATCCCCAGCGGCTGGGTGCCTAATACCGAGACCGCCATCATCTACAGACTCGAAGGAGGTGCGACGGGACTGACGAACGTGTTCGCTTCTTTCGGCGTCGATAACGGCATTTTCGCTTGGCTGAATGGACGGTTCCTTGGCGGTCACACCGCTTTCGGTGGGGTGGTTCCCGGTGAATTTACCCTGTCAATCGGCGACGTGTCGGCGGGTACGAACTATCTGCAGATCCTTCTGGAAGACCACGGGGGTGGCACGGGCTACTATGTCAATGTGACCGGCGACGTCGCACCCGCGCCGTCACCGGTGCCGCTTCCGGCTTCGGGCGCGCTGATGCTGGCAGGCCTGGGCGCATTGGCTGCGCGTCGGCGCAAGAAGGCGAAGCAATAA
- the rplO gene encoding 50S ribosomal protein L15 yields MKLHEIRDNEGANRKKKRVARGPGSGKGKTAGRGIKGQKSRSGVALNGYEGGQMPLYRRLPKRGFTKPNAKSFAVINLGQVQAFIDAGKLDDKAEITEDALVASGLVRRKLDGIRLLGKGELKAKVTLAVTGASKSAVDAVEKAGGKVSLPAQEAAAE; encoded by the coding sequence ATGAAACTGCATGAAATCCGCGACAACGAAGGCGCGAATCGTAAGAAAAAGCGCGTTGCACGTGGTCCCGGCTCGGGCAAAGGCAAAACTGCCGGCCGTGGTATCAAAGGTCAGAAATCGCGTTCGGGCGTCGCCCTGAACGGTTACGAAGGCGGCCAGATGCCGCTGTATCGCCGCCTGCCCAAGCGCGGCTTCACCAAGCCGAATGCGAAATCCTTTGCCGTGATCAATCTGGGTCAGGTTCAGGCTTTCATCGACGCAGGCAAGCTGGACGACAAGGCCGAGATCACCGAGGACGCGCTGGTCGCGTCGGGTCTGGTCCGCCGCAAGCTGGACGGCATCCGCCTGCTGGGCAAGGGCGAGCTGAAGGCCAAGGTCACGCTGGCCGTGACCGGTGCGTCGAAATCGGCTGTGGACGCTGTCGAGAAAGCCGGCGGCAAGGTTTCCCTGCCTGCGCAAGAAGCGGCGGCGGAATAA
- the secY gene encoding preprotein translocase subunit SecY codes for MASAAEQMAANFSWQGFGKATELKQRIWFTIGLLIIYRLGTYIPVPGIDGAALRNFMDQAQSGIGGILSMFTGGALGRMGVFALGIMPYISASIIVQLLASMVPALEQLKKEGEQGRKKINQYTRYGTVLLALFQAYGLARSLEAGGLAHDPGVFFQASVVITLVGGTMFLMWLGEQITARGIGNGISLIIFVGIVAEIPTQIAQFLAQGANRGSTLLTLGVIVMVIAVITFVVFMERALRKIRIQYPRRQVGMKIYDGQSSHLPIKVNPSGVIPAIFASSLLLLPVTISTFSGSDAGPVMSIILAYFGPGQPLYLLFFAAMIIFFAYFYTHNVAFKSDDVADNLKNQGGFIPGIRPGKRTEEYLDYVVNRVLVIGSGYLAAVCLLPEILRYQWSIPFYFGGTSVLIVVSVTMDTINQIQSHLLAHQYEGLIEKSQLRGKRKPGSAKPRRAPSRR; via the coding sequence ATGGCGTCAGCCGCAGAACAGATGGCCGCGAACTTCTCTTGGCAGGGGTTCGGCAAGGCCACCGAGCTTAAACAGCGCATCTGGTTCACGATCGGGCTGCTGATCATCTATCGTCTGGGGACCTATATCCCGGTTCCCGGCATCGATGGTGCGGCATTGCGCAACTTCATGGATCAGGCGCAATCGGGCATCGGCGGCATCCTGTCGATGTTTACCGGCGGTGCATTGGGCCGCATGGGCGTTTTCGCGCTTGGCATCATGCCCTATATCTCGGCCTCGATCATCGTGCAGCTTCTGGCCTCCATGGTGCCCGCGCTTGAGCAACTCAAGAAAGAGGGTGAGCAGGGGCGCAAGAAGATCAACCAGTACACCCGCTATGGCACGGTGCTGCTGGCGCTGTTTCAGGCCTACGGTCTGGCGCGCAGCCTTGAGGCCGGCGGTCTGGCCCATGATCCGGGGGTCTTTTTCCAGGCCTCGGTCGTGATCACGCTGGTGGGGGGCACGATGTTCCTGATGTGGCTGGGCGAACAGATCACCGCGCGCGGCATCGGCAACGGCATCTCGCTGATCATCTTCGTCGGTATCGTTGCCGAGATCCCGACCCAGATCGCGCAATTCCTGGCACAGGGCGCCAATCGCGGTTCCACCCTGCTGACGCTGGGCGTGATCGTGATGGTTATTGCCGTGATCACCTTTGTCGTGTTCATGGAGCGTGCCCTGCGCAAGATTCGCATCCAGTATCCGCGCCGTCAGGTCGGGATGAAGATCTATGACGGCCAGTCCTCGCACCTGCCGATCAAGGTCAACCCGTCAGGCGTCATTCCCGCGATTTTCGCCAGCTCGCTGCTGCTGCTGCCGGTCACGATCTCGACCTTCTCGGGCAGCGATGCCGGGCCGGTCATGTCGATCATTCTGGCCTATTTCGGCCCCGGACAGCCGCTTTACCTGCTGTTCTTCGCGGCGATGATCATCTTCTTTGCGTATTTCTATACCCATAACGTCGCCTTCAAGTCTGACGATGTGGCCGACAACCTGAAGAATCAGGGCGGCTTCATTCCCGGGATCCGTCCCGGCAAGCGGACCGAGGAATATCTGGATTATGTCGTGAACCGGGTTCTGGTGATCGGCTCGGGCTATCTGGCTGCGGTCTGTCTTCTGCCCGAGATCCTGCGCTACCAGTGGTCGATTCCGTTCTATTTCGGCGGCACCTCGGTGCTGATCGTGGTCTCGGTGACGATGGATACGATCAATCAGATCCAAAGCCACTTGCTGGCCCACCAGTATGAAGGTCTGATAGAAAAATCCCAGTTGCGCGGGAAGCGTAAGCCGGGAAGTGCGAAGCCGCGGCGGGCACCGTCACGTCGCTGA
- a CDS encoding adenylate kinase has product MSINIILLGPPGAGKGTQARKLVEERGLVQLSTGDMLRAAKSSGTEMGNRVAEVMARGQLVTDEIVIGLIREKLSEGGNGFIFDGFPRTLAQADALGHLLEETGMTLDAVIEMQVEDEALVRRITGRFTCNNCGEVYHDDSKPTKKEGVCDVCGSTDLKRRADDNEDSLKTRLLEYYKKTSPLIGYYYAKKKLHSVDGLAQVDAVATEISAALNG; this is encoded by the coding sequence ATGAGCATCAATATTATTCTTCTGGGGCCGCCTGGTGCGGGCAAGGGAACACAGGCGCGTAAGCTGGTTGAAGAGCGCGGGCTGGTCCAGCTGTCCACCGGCGACATGCTGCGCGCTGCCAAGAGCTCTGGCACCGAGATGGGCAACCGGGTCGCGGAAGTGATGGCTCGTGGTCAACTGGTCACGGATGAGATCGTCATCGGTCTGATCCGTGAAAAGCTGTCGGAAGGGGGCAATGGCTTCATTTTCGACGGCTTTCCCCGCACGCTGGCCCAGGCAGATGCCCTGGGGCATCTGCTGGAAGAAACCGGAATGACGCTGGATGCCGTGATCGAGATGCAGGTCGAGGATGAGGCGCTGGTACGCCGCATCACCGGCCGCTTCACCTGCAATAATTGCGGTGAGGTCTATCACGACGACAGCAAGCCCACCAAGAAAGAGGGTGTCTGCGATGTCTGCGGCTCGACCGATCTGAAACGGCGCGCCGATGACAATGAAGACAGTCTCAAGACCCGGCTGCTGGAATATTACAAGAAGACCTCGCCGCTGATCGGCTATTACTATGCCAAGAAGAAACTGCATTCGGTCGATGGTCTGGCCCAGGTCGATGCCGTCGCGACCGAAATCAGCGCTGCCCTGAACGGCTGA
- the rpsM gene encoding 30S ribosomal protein S13 codes for MARIAGVNIPTGKRVPIALTYIHGIGPMYAKQIIEAVGIDASRRVNELSDAEVLQIREYIDGNLTVEGDLRRETQMNIKRMMDLGSYRGLRHRRGLPVRGQRTHTNARTRKGPAKPIAGKKK; via the coding sequence GTGGCTCGTATTGCTGGCGTAAACATTCCGACCGGGAAACGCGTCCCGATCGCACTGACCTATATCCACGGCATCGGCCCGATGTATGCAAAGCAGATCATCGAAGCCGTCGGCATCGACGCTAGCCGTCGTGTCAACGAACTGTCGGATGCCGAAGTTCTGCAGATCCGCGAATATATCGACGGCAACCTGACCGTCGAAGGCGACCTGCGCCGTGAAACGCAGATGAACATCAAGCGCATGATGGATCTGGGTTCTTACCGTGGCCTGCGCCACCGCCGCGGCCTGCCGGTTCGCGGTCAGCGCACCCACACCAATGCCCGCACCCGCAAGGGCCCGGCGAAGCCGATCGCTGGCAAGAAGAAGTAA
- the rpsK gene encoding 30S ribosomal protein S11, producing the protein MARDKTRMKRKERKNIAAGVAHVNSSFNNTKILISDVQGNAIAWSSAGTMGFKGSRKSTPYAAQMAAEDAGRKAQDHGVKTLEVEVQGPGSGRESALRALAAVGFNITAIRDVTPIAHNGCRPPKRRRV; encoded by the coding sequence ATGGCACGCGATAAGACCCGTATGAAGCGCAAAGAGCGCAAGAACATCGCCGCAGGCGTTGCTCATGTGAACTCCAGCTTCAACAATACCAAAATCCTGATCTCGGACGTGCAGGGCAATGCGATCGCATGGTCGTCGGCCGGTACGATGGGCTTCAAGGGTTCGCGCAAATCGACCCCTTATGCTGCCCAGATGGCTGCCGAGGATGCAGGCCGCAAGGCGCAGGATCACGGCGTGAAAACGCTGGAAGTTGAAGTTCAGGGCCCCGGTTCGGGCCGTGAATCGGCGCTGCGCGCGCTGGCCGCTGTCGGCTTCAACATCACCGCGATCCGCGATGTGACCCCGATTGCACATAACGGCTGCCGCCCTCCGAAGCGCCGCCGCGTCTGA
- a CDS encoding DNA-directed RNA polymerase subunit alpha, translating into MIHKNWAELIKPTQLEVKPGADATRTATLVAEPLERGFGLTLGNALRRVLLSSLQGGAITSVQIDNVLHEFSSVAGVREDVTDIVLNLKGVTLKMDVEGPKRLTLSAKGPGEVKASDIQETAGITILNRDHVICHLDDGADLNMELTVATGKGYVAADKNRPEDAPIGLIPIDAIFSPVKRVSYEVTPTREGQVLDYDKLTMKIETDGSLTPEDAVAYAARIVQDQLSVFVNFEEPESANRQDNDDGLEFDPRLLKKVDELELSVRSANCLKNDNIVYIGDLIQKTEAEMLRTPNFGRKSLNEIKEVLSGMGLHLGMDVVDWPPENIEDLAKRFDDQF; encoded by the coding sequence ATGATCCACAAGAATTGGGCCGAACTGATCAAGCCGACGCAGCTTGAAGTCAAGCCTGGCGCCGACGCGACGCGCACCGCGACGCTGGTTGCCGAGCCGCTGGAGCGTGGCTTCGGCCTGACGCTGGGCAACGCGCTGCGCCGCGTTCTGCTGTCCTCGCTTCAGGGCGGCGCGATCACCTCGGTTCAGATCGATAACGTCCTGCATGAATTCAGCAGCGTCGCCGGTGTGCGTGAAGACGTCACCGATATCGTCCTGAACCTGAAGGGCGTGACGCTGAAAATGGATGTCGAAGGCCCCAAGCGCCTGACCCTGTCGGCCAAAGGCCCGGGTGAGGTGAAAGCCAGCGACATTCAGGAAACCGCAGGCATCACGATCCTGAACCGCGACCATGTCATCTGCCACCTGGATGACGGTGCAGACCTGAACATGGAACTGACCGTTGCCACTGGCAAGGGTTATGTCGCCGCAGACAAGAACCGTCCCGAAGACGCCCCCATCGGTCTGATTCCGATCGACGCCATCTTCTCGCCGGTCAAGCGTGTCAGCTATGAAGTCACCCCGACCCGCGAAGGTCAGGTGCTGGATTATGACAAGCTGACCATGAAGATCGAAACCGATGGTTCGCTGACTCCGGAAGACGCCGTGGCCTATGCTGCGCGCATCGTTCAGGATCAGCTGTCGGTCTTCGTCAACTTCGAAGAGCCCGAATCGGCCAACCGTCAGGACAATGATGACGGTCTGGAATTCGATCCGCGCCTCTTGAAAAAGGTCGACGAGCTGGAACTGTCGGTGCGTTCGGCCAACTGCCTCAAGAACGACAATATCGTCTATATCGGCGATCTGATCCAGAAAACCGAAGCCGAGATGCTGCGCACCCCGAACTTCGGCCGCAAGTCGCTGAACGAGATCAAGGAAGTGCTCTCGGGCATGGGCCTGCATCTGGGCATGGATGTCGTCGACTGGCCGCCGGAAAATATCGAGGATCTGGCCAAGCGTTTCGACGACCAGTTCTGA
- the rplQ gene encoding 50S ribosomal protein L17 codes for MRHARGYRRLNRTHEHRKALFANMAGSLIEHEQIKTTLPKAKELRPIVEKLITLAKRGDLHARRQAASQLKQDQHVAKLFEVLGERYKERQGGYVRVLKAGFRYGDMAPMAIIELVDRDPAAKGAADHARTEAEANADE; via the coding sequence ATGCGTCACGCTCGCGGTTACCGCCGTCTCAACCGTACCCACGAACACCGCAAGGCGCTGTTCGCCAACATGGCTGGCTCGCTGATCGAGCACGAGCAGATCAAGACGACCCTGCCCAAGGCCAAGGAACTGCGCCCGATCGTCGAAAAGCTGATCACGCTGGCCAAGCGCGGCGATCTGCATGCCCGCCGCCAGGCTGCCTCGCAGCTGAAGCAGGACCAGCATGTCGCCAAGCTGTTCGAGGTTCTGGGCGAGCGCTACAAAGAGCGTCAGGGCGGCTATGTCCGTGTTCTGAAAGCCGGATTCCGCTATGGTGACATGGCCCCGATGGCAATCATCGAACTGGTCGACCGCGATCCGGCTGCCAAGGGCGCTGCCGATCACGCCCGCACCGAAGCCGAGGCGAATGCCGACGAATAA
- a CDS encoding helix-turn-helix transcriptional regulator: MSSRADINAALRSLGKVSPSGYFVGLHIRFAAPLMQFQTYPEDWAEFYSQNGYALRDPTIAWGFSTTGACRWSNLPIPDPFSILKDAASHGLTFGLTVSCGPINSRTIASFARDDREFMDDEIVDISATVRRLHDITEPPASLTKAQKEALRCIAEGDRHAAAAAKLGITESAFKARLISVRERLKARTTAEALQRAKEYRLL, translated from the coding sequence ATGTCCTCACGCGCTGATATCAATGCGGCTTTAAGAAGCCTTGGGAAAGTGTCCCCCTCGGGATACTTTGTGGGGCTGCATATCCGCTTTGCCGCGCCGCTGATGCAGTTCCAGACCTATCCGGAAGATTGGGCCGAATTCTATTCCCAGAACGGCTATGCCTTGCGGGACCCCACGATCGCCTGGGGTTTTTCGACGACGGGTGCCTGTCGATGGTCGAATTTGCCGATTCCCGACCCGTTCAGTATATTGAAGGATGCCGCAAGCCATGGCCTGACATTTGGTCTGACTGTTTCCTGTGGACCAATCAATTCCCGCACCATCGCCAGCTTCGCGCGCGATGATCGCGAGTTCATGGATGACGAGATCGTGGATATCTCGGCAACGGTACGGCGGCTTCACGATATCACGGAGCCGCCTGCAAGCCTGACAAAGGCACAAAAAGAAGCCCTTCGTTGCATCGCGGAGGGCGATCGCCATGCGGCGGCGGCAGCTAAACTTGGCATTACCGAAAGCGCCTTCAAGGCAAGGCTGATTTCAGTTCGGGAACGACTGAAAGCCAGAACCACCGCCGAAGCGCTGCAGAGAGCCAAGGAGTACCGTCTGTTGTAG
- a CDS encoding acyl-homoserine-lactone synthase, which translates to MQTTTLSFSNLHNYGELFANLFRARKQSFIVQKKWELPEAEDMEFDQYDTPQSRWIAIHDNGLVLAGIRLTPTTARCGVYSYMIRDAQRGLLGGSIPENLLYEDAPVDEQAWECSRVFVSHDIPQMYRRKVHFKMVEAMTGSAREMGASRLIALTGANWPRWYGRCGLEAQAIGPVLRIDDGDFQCVAIDLTAKLH; encoded by the coding sequence ATGCAGACGACGACCCTCTCATTCTCCAACCTTCACAATTATGGAGAATTATTCGCCAACCTTTTTCGGGCACGGAAGCAAAGCTTCATCGTGCAGAAGAAGTGGGAGCTTCCCGAGGCGGAGGACATGGAGTTTGACCAGTACGATACACCGCAAAGCCGGTGGATCGCGATCCATGATAACGGGCTGGTCCTTGCCGGGATTCGCCTGACGCCCACGACTGCGCGCTGCGGTGTCTACAGCTACATGATCCGCGATGCACAGCGCGGGCTGCTGGGTGGCTCGATCCCAGAGAATCTGCTGTATGAGGATGCGCCCGTCGACGAGCAGGCGTGGGAATGCTCTCGTGTCTTTGTCAGCCATGACATTCCGCAGATGTATCGTCGCAAGGTGCATTTCAAAATGGTCGAGGCGATGACCGGCAGCGCCCGTGAAATGGGGGCCAGCCGCCTGATCGCCTTGACCGGTGCCAACTGGCCGCGCTGGTATGGCCGTTGCGGGCTTGAGGCGCAGGCAATCGGCCCGGTCCTGCGGATCGATGATGGCGATTTCCAATGCGTTGCCATCGATCTGACGGCCAAGCTGCATTGA
- a CDS encoding replication-associated recombination protein A, protein MADLFDSASFSAPPPNPAVRPLADRIRPAMMSEVIGQAKILGPDGPLGSMLAAGSLSSLILWGPPGVGKTTIARLLADETDLAFVQISAIFSGVPELRKVFEAARLRRQQGRGTLLFVDEIHRFNKAQQDSFLPHMEDGTILLVGATTENPSFELNAAVMSRAQVIVLERLSLKDLELLAQRAEKELGRKLPLTAEARDALLEMADGDGRAALNLIEQVAAWRADKPLDVQAMSQRLMRRAAKYDKSGDEHYNLISALHKSVRGSDPDAALYWLGRMLEGGEDPRYLARRITRMAVEDIGLADPAAQRHCLDAWALYERLGSPEGELALAQAVIYLALAPKSNAGYTAYKAARAEAKRTGSLMPPAHILNAPTQMMKDQGYGAGYAYDHDAEDGFSGQNYFPDGMKRPVLYTPVERGFERELKKRNDWFVSQRLKRGG, encoded by the coding sequence ATGGCCGATCTGTTTGATAGCGCATCTTTCTCTGCCCCGCCGCCAAATCCGGCGGTGCGTCCCCTGGCCGACCGTATCCGTCCGGCGATGATGTCGGAGGTGATCGGCCAGGCAAAGATCCTGGGCCCTGACGGGCCTCTGGGGTCGATGCTGGCCGCAGGCAGTCTGTCCTCACTGATCCTGTGGGGGCCGCCCGGCGTGGGCAAGACGACGATTGCCCGGCTGCTGGCGGATGAGACCGATCTGGCCTTCGTTCAGATCAGCGCGATCTTCTCGGGCGTGCCGGAACTGCGCAAGGTCTTCGAGGCCGCGCGGCTGCGCCGTCAACAGGGGCGCGGCACCCTGCTATTCGTCGATGAGATCCACCGCTTCAACAAGGCCCAGCAGGACAGCTTCCTGCCGCATATGGAGGATGGCACCATCCTGCTGGTCGGCGCCACGACCGAAAACCCGTCCTTCGAACTGAACGCCGCCGTCATGTCGCGCGCGCAGGTCATCGTGCTGGAGCGGTTGAGCCTCAAGGATCTCGAACTGCTGGCGCAGCGGGCCGAGAAGGAACTGGGCCGCAAATTGCCGCTGACGGCTGAAGCCCGTGATGCGTTGCTGGAGATGGCCGATGGTGACGGGCGCGCGGCGCTGAACCTGATCGAACAGGTCGCGGCATGGCGCGCCGATAAGCCTCTGGACGTTCAGGCCATGTCGCAAAGGCTGATGCGGCGGGCGGCGAAATACGACAAATCGGGGGATGAGCATTACAACCTGATCTCGGCCCTGCACAAATCGGTACGCGGCAGCGATCCCGACGCGGCGCTGTACTGGCTGGGCCGGATGCTGGAAGGGGGCGAGGATCCCCGCTATCTGGCCCGCCGCATCACCCGGATGGCGGTCGAGGATATCGGTCTGGCCGATCCCGCCGCACAGCGCCATTGTCTGGACGCCTGGGCGCTGTACGAACGGCTTGGCAGCCCCGAGGGCGAATTGGCGCTGGCGCAGGCGGTGATCTATCTGGCGCTGGCCCCGAAATCGAATGCGGGCTACACCGCCTACAAGGCCGCCCGGGCCGAGGCGAAGCGCACCGGCAGCCTGATGCCACCCGCCCATATCCTGAACGCGCCCACGCAGATGATGAAGGATCAGGGCTATGGCGCGGGCTATGCCTATGATCACGATGCCGAGGACGGCTTCAGCGGACAGAATTATTTCCCCGACGGGATGAAGCGCCCGGTTCTTTACACCCCTGTCGAGCGCGGTTTCGAGCGTGAGTTGAAGAAGCGCAACGACTGGTTCGTGTCGCAGCGGTTGAAGCGGGGCGGTTGA
- the crcB gene encoding fluoride efflux transporter CrcB has protein sequence MMNAYLQVALGGAAGAMARFAVSRMAALWMPGFPAGTLIVNVLGSFAMGLLSVWMMLRIGTAWAPLLLTGLLGGFTTFSAFSLDALTLWERGQGGAAAGYVLLSVIASLIAVLAGAVMGRGIWA, from the coding sequence ATGATGAATGCCTATCTTCAGGTCGCCCTTGGCGGCGCGGCGGGTGCGATGGCCCGCTTTGCGGTCAGCCGGATGGCCGCGCTCTGGATGCCCGGATTTCCGGCCGGAACGCTGATCGTGAACGTGCTGGGCAGCTTTGCCATGGGCTTGCTGAGCGTCTGGATGATGCTGCGGATCGGCACCGCCTGGGCGCCGCTGCTGCTGACCGGGCTTCTGGGCGGCTTCACCACGTTTTCGGCATTTTCACTGGATGCGCTGACGCTGTGGGAACGGGGGCAGGGCGGGGCCGCGGCGGGCTATGTGCTGCTGTCGGTCATCGCCTCGCTGATCGCGGTTCTGGCCGGCGCGGTCATGGGCAGGGGGATATGGGCATGA
- a CDS encoding RluA family pseudouridine synthase produces MSRVQTIRIGKDEGDQRLDRWLKKKFPQLTQGAVEKMCRKGELRVDGGRVKANTRIETGQEVRIPPLPEASPAPARARAEGPHIPDSDRRMIEEAVLWKDEHIIALNKPPGLPSQGGSGQGNRHVDGLTEALKFGYKDRPKLVHRLDKDTSGVLLLARTDRVARALSEAFRSRTTRKIYWAAVAGVPQPRMGTVRYGLVKAPGHGRGGEGEKMMAVLPRDIPNVEGAKRATTDYAVLEALGTRASWCALVPITGRTHQLRAHMAELGHPIVGDGKYGGSGQENLGDGWGAQLGGEISRKLHLHARSLSFDHPITKKRMTLTAPLPDHMQRTWKTLGWHENDVPDDPFAEVE; encoded by the coding sequence ATGAGCCGCGTTCAGACGATCAGGATCGGCAAGGATGAGGGCGATCAGCGGCTGGACCGCTGGCTGAAGAAGAAGTTTCCGCAACTGACGCAGGGCGCGGTCGAAAAGATGTGCCGCAAGGGCGAGTTGCGCGTCGATGGCGGCCGGGTCAAGGCCAATACCCGGATCGAGACCGGGCAGGAGGTCCGCATCCCGCCGCTGCCCGAGGCCAGCCCTGCGCCTGCGCGGGCGCGCGCCGAAGGCCCGCATATCCCCGACAGCGACCGCAGGATGATCGAAGAGGCCGTCCTGTGGAAGGACGAACATATCATCGCGCTTAACAAGCCGCCGGGCCTGCCCAGCCAGGGCGGCAGCGGTCAGGGAAATCGCCATGTGGACGGCCTGACCGAAGCGCTGAAATTCGGCTATAAGGATCGGCCAAAACTGGTGCATCGTCTGGACAAGGATACCTCTGGCGTATTGCTGTTGGCGCGGACCGATCGCGTCGCCCGCGCGCTGTCCGAGGCTTTCCGCTCGCGCACCACGCGCAAGATCTACTGGGCCGCCGTCGCGGGCGTGCCGCAGCCGCGCATGGGGACGGTGCGCTATGGGCTGGTCAAGGCGCCCGGCCATGGTCGGGGCGGCGAGGGCGAAAAGATGATGGCGGTCCTGCCGCGCGACATTCCCAATGTCGAAGGTGCCAAGCGCGCCACCACCGATTACGCCGTGCTGGAGGCGCTTGGCACGCGGGCAAGCTGGTGCGCGCTGGTGCCGATCACCGGGCGGACCCATCAGCTGCGCGCGCATATGGCCGAACTGGGCCATCCGATCGTGGGGGATGGCAAATATGGCGGCTCGGGTCAGGAAAATCTGGGCGATGGCTGGGGCGCGCAGCTGGGCGGGGAAATCAGCCGCAAGCTGCATCTGCATGCCCGCAGCCTGTCCTTTGACCATCCGATCACGAAGAAGCGCATGACCCTGACCGCGCCCTTGCCCGATCACATGCAGCGCACATGGAAAACGCTGGGCTGGCATGAAAACGATGTCCCCGATGATCCCTTTGCCGAGGTCGAATGA